In Halobacterium noricense, the genomic stretch CGATGCTGGACTCCCCGGGCGCGTACAGTGAGGAATTGGGGATGACGTACGCCGAGGCCGCCGACGAGGTGTACGAGACGAGCGTCGACCTCGTGGAGACACTCGCCGCCGAGAACTTCGACGTGCCCGCGTCGAACGTCGAAGCAGGCCCCGAAGACGAGGTGAACATGAATCTGCTCGTGGTCGACAGGGAGGCGTCGGAGACGCCTCTTGCAGCCGGCGAAGCCGGCGACGTCGACACGCTCGGCGACGCCCGCGCGAAGTCCGGCGCACACGACGACCTCCGTGACGTTCTCGCATTCATCTGCGAGGAGGCCGCGCCGCGGGTGTTTGGCGCGGAGACCGAGATTCCCCAGACTGCGGACGCGCTGAACGGCGAGTACGTCGAACCGGGCGGGAGCGGCGCGCCGACGCGCGGCGGCGTCGACCTGCTGCCGACGGGCCGGAACTTCTACACGCTGGACCCGCGGAAGGTGCCCGCGAAGACCGCCTGGGACGTGGGGAAGGAAGTCGCAGACGGCATCGCCCAGCGCCACAGAGAAGAGAGTGCGGCGCGAAGCGCCGTGGACCAGTCGAGCGGGGAGCACAGCGACCCGCGAGACGAGGGCGAGTACCCCGATGAGGTCGGGGTCGTCGCGTGGGGGACGCCGACCGTGCGGACGCGTGGGGAGACTATCGCGCAGGTGCTCGGCCTGATGGGCGTCCGGCCGGTGTGGACCGACGCCGGGCGCGTGGACAGCGTGGAGCCGATTCCGCTGGACGAACTCGGCCGCCCCAGAATCGACGTGACGACGCGCGTCTCCGGGCTGTTCCGGGACGCGTTCCCGCAGGCGGCGGGCGTGATTCACGACGCCGTCGACGCTGTCGTCGCCCTCGACGAGTCCCACGACCAGAACTACGTGAAAAAGCACGTCGAGGCGGACGCCGCGGAACTCGAAGCTGAGGGCGTCGAGAACCCCGAGGAGGCAGCCAAGCATCGCGTGTTCACGACGCGCCCGGGCGGCTACGGCGCGGGCACGAACAAGGCCGTCGACGAGGGCGAGTGGGAGGACCGCTCGGACCTCGCGGACGTCTACGTCCAGTGGGGCGGCTACGCGATGGGGTCGCGGGGCCGCGTCTCGGAAGCCCACGACGCCTTCGAGCGCCGCCTCGGGAACGTCGACGCCACCGCGAAAATCGAGGACACGATGGAGCAAGACGAGTTCGACTCCTCGGACTGGTACGCGTTCCACGGTGGGTTCATCACGGCCGTCGCGGAGGAGTCCGGCGAGGAGCCCGCCTCCTACGTGGGGGACTCCAGCGACCCGGACAACGTGGACGTCTACACGAACGAGGAGAAGGTCCGGAAGGCGATGCGCGCCCGCGTGCTCAACCCCGAGTGGCTGGACTCGATGGAGGAGCACGGCTACAAGGGCGGGGGCGACCTCTCGTCGACGGTCGACGTGACGCTCGGCTGGGACGCCACCACGGGCGTCGTCTCCGACCGCCTCTGGGAAGACGTCGCCGAGCAGTACGCCTTCGACGAGGACCGACAGGAATGGCTGCGGGACGTGAACCCGTGGGCGCTGGACTCCATCACGGACACGCTGCTGGAAGCCATCGAGCGCGGGCTCTGGGACGCCGACGACGAGACGGCCGAGCGCCTGCGCGACCTGAACCTCCAGGTGGAGGGCGACCTCGAAGCGAAAGCCAGCGACTCCCCCGCCGCGACTCAGGAGGTGTCCTCGGATGACGACTGACGGCGACTTCGAGTCGTACGCGGACCTCGGCGCGACCACTGAGAACGCGATGGACATCGCGGAGACGAGCATGGACCGCGTGCGCGAGCTCGTCCCCGACGAGACGCTCGCGGACCGCGTGCGGCAGAAGTCCGTACACGCGACCGGCGACCCCGAGTTCCAGCACCTCGTGCGGTTCACGGGCAGCGACGACTCCGAGCCCGTCCGCGCCGGTGCCCGCGCGGTGCTCGACGAGGCACCCATCGTGACGGACATCACGATGGTGAAAGCAGGAATTACGGGCCGCGGCCACGACTGCGCGGTGCACAAGGCCATCGGGAACGGTGCCGAGTTGGCGGCCGAGACCGGGATGACCCGCACGGCCGCCTCCGTGCTCGAACTCGACAGGGAGG encodes the following:
- a CDS encoding precorrin-8X methylmutase, with product MTTDGDFESYADLGATTENAMDIAETSMDRVRELVPDETLADRVRQKSVHATGDPEFQHLVRFTGSDDSEPVRAGARAVLDEAPIVTDITMVKAGITGRGHDCAVHKAIGNGAELAAETGMTRTAASVLELDREGVYDGAIAVVGNAPTAALALADCIADGTRPAVVVATPVGFVKAAESRQRLREVAGEHGVPAITNVGRRGGSGLAAGLTNELVHVASDARDGDLDLEQ